The DNA sequence GTCGCCCAAAAGAACCGGCCAGGTTCCGAATACCGTGCGACATTCGAGAACGCCATCCACATGGTCGATCTCCTGCGCTGGTACTGCGGCGGCGAACCCGAACACGTTGCCGCCCACGCCGCTGGCGAGGACCCCTGGGAAGAAGACGGCCTCGCCGCAACCATCCGCTTCAGCACCGGAAATACCGGTGTCCTGATGGCAGCCCGCACAGCGGGAGCGTGGAATGAGAAACTGGACGCCTACGGGGACGGAAAGACCGTCGAAGTCAGGGCACCGGAAACGGTCTCCACCACGATCAACGGCATCACCACGTCGCGGGAACTGAGCGCCGAAGCATACGGCTGGGCTACTGCGACAGACACCCTCGGATTTTCAGCCGCCGTTCATCACTTCCTGGACCGAGTCGCAGACAGGGCTCAGCCCCTCACTTCTGGCCGCGAAGCTGTACGTACCCAGCGCCTGCTGGACCAGATCCTCGCCGCCGCCGGACTGCCCACAGAGGAGCAAACCGGGCGCGAATGGGCAAGCCACGCAGTCAACGCAAGCTAAATTTCGACGGACACATGGAGGTGCCAACATCGCTCTCCTTCGTCTGCATCAGATGGCACCAAAAGTCCGAGGAACGGGGAAGCGGCCGCTTCAGGGGCGCTTCACCGCCCTTGTTGGCATCCTGCTGGTTGCCTTCAGCGCCAGGGAAGCGGTCTCGGCGGCGTCCCCGCTTTTACGTCAAATAGGCGCGGACCTTCCCTTCGACGCCCTGACCACAGGGGTCCTCGGGATGCTGCCGACCGCCAGCTTCGCCGTGATGGGCTTCCTTGCGCTGCCGCTCCTGCGGCGCATGCGACTGGAACACCTCCTGCTGGTTGCCCTTCTGCTAACAACATTGGGGCAGCTCGGCCGCGCAGTGGGACCGAGCGTCCTGACATTCTTGGTCTTCACGTGTGTCGCCATGCTCGGGATTGGTCTGGGCAATGTCGTCGCGCCGCCTCTCCTGATGAAATATTTTCCCGACAGGATCGGTATGGTCGGAGCGCTTCATGTCACTCTCCTGGGTGTCAGCACGGCGGTGGCCGCCCAATTGTCCATTCCTTTGGGCACTCTGTATGGCTGGCGGTTCTCCATCGGTATCTGGGCTGCCCTCAGCGCGGTGGCTCAGATCCCATGGCTGAGCCTTCTTGGCGTCAAAGGAGCGGCTGGGCGCCCCGGAACCCCTCCAACCAAGGATGGACTGCCGTCCCGGGCGAACGCTGTCACGCCTTGGAAGTCATCAATCGGATGGGGCATGGCTTTGATATTCGCCGGATTCTCCAGCAATACTTTCGCGGCGCTCACTTGGCTCCCGGCCGTCCTCGTCGATAAAGGAATGAGACAGGAAACTGCTGGCTCCATGCTGGCGGTCTACTCAATCCTGGCCCTGCCATTCGCTTTGATTGTGCCGGTGGTGGTTCAAAGAATGTCCCGCCCGCTGCCAGTGGCCGTCCTCTTTGTCGCCGCCTTCGCCATAGGTTACGGAGGCATCATCTTCGCTCCACCAGCTACGGCAGCGGTCTGGGTCGTCATTGCCGGGCTGGGTCAAGGTGCCTATTCCTTTGCGTTCGCCATGATCAATAAGCGAACTCGAACGCAATCCGGCTCCGGGAGCTTGTCCGCCTTTGCCCAGGGAACCGGCTACGCCCTGGCAAGCGCCGGACCATTCATGTTCGCGCTCCTGCACCGTCCGGGGGACGGCTGGCTGCCCTCATTCGCCATGCTCGGCGCCTGGCTCCTGGTGCTGGTGACGGGGGCCGTCATGGTCAACAAGGCACGCATGCTTGAAGATCACACCCTAGTCCCACGGCAGGCACTGAAAGGACAAGGTCCCTAACTGCACTTGAAGAAACGGAGTACGGTGCCACGGACGTCCGCAACCCATCCCATCGATTTCTTGAATTAACTCAAAGGAGAGACTGTATGCGCACCTTTTGCACCTTGGCCCTAATTGTCGTGGGGCCGGCATCATGACGCGGTCGGCACGGCCCCTGCGGGTGGCAGTGGTCGGCGCAGCCGGATGGGCAGGATCCCGACATGCCAGAGCATTCGCCAAGGCGGGTGCCAGTGTCACCCACCTAGTGGAGAAAGACGAGCGGGCCGCCCTGTTGGCCCTGGAACTGGGAGCGCAGGTGGTGCCCACCGTTCAGGAACTCCCTGCCGATGACTTGGACCTGGCCGTCGTGGCATTGCCCACTACTTTGCAGCCGGCCATCTGCGCTGATCTGCTGAACAGGGGATTTCGGGTGCTGACGGAAAAGCCGGTCGCGGCGGACGCCGAAGGTGCGGCCGTCTTAGCCGCCGCTTCGGGAGCAAACGAACGACTCATGGTTGGGTACACACTCCACCAGCATCCCGCCGTCGAGATCCTATCGCAGTGGGTACGAGACAACGACGTGATCGCTGTTAATGTCCGTTCGGTCGCCCATAAGGACAACATTGACTCATGGCGTGCTGATCCGAAAGAGGGCGGCGTTGCCGTGGTAAACGGGATCCACGCCATAGAGCTGGTCTCTTCGTGGTTCGAGGGTGATCCGGACGTCCTGGCCGCCAGCGCGAGCAACAGCCTGTATGGGTCTGCAGTACCAGAACACGTTCTATCCATCCTCGATTTTCCCCGTGGGCCGGTGTTCAGCTTGCAGAGCTATTGGTCTCCCTGGCAGGAACCCCAAGGGCTCAATCAGGGAGACTGGAGCCTCACCATCGATGTTCTGGCCACTGACGGCCGGATGTTGTGGTCAAACGATTCCCTTCGCTTGTGGAACCGCGACGGTGGCCAACACGAGCAAGATTTTGAACCATCCGACCTCTTCTTGCGTCAGGCAGAAGCGGCCCTGAGATTCTGCGCGGGTGGAATGCCCGCGGTCACTTTCGCCCAGGCGCTCCGCGCAACGCAAATCGCCGTTGCAATCCGGAAGGCGGCGGCCTCCGAAGCCCGGAAGGTGCCAGCCCCCCAGCACCGATGAAACCTGGCCTATCTACACCGGCCGAACCAAGCAACTTCAATCAAGGAAAACGAACATGAACCATGCACCTCACGCTCCGACCACAGGAGCATTTCAGTCAGGCTTCGCGCAGCAGAGCGGAGAGAACCGATGAGTCTCAAAGGCCAGGTGGTTCTGGTAACGGGATCAAGTGGAGGGATCGGTGACGCTGCAGTCACGGCGCTCATCGCAGCGGGAGCCGTCGTCGTCGGCGCCGACCGGTCCCCCAAAGAGGACCAGTCCCTGGAGTCGTTTTACTCCCTCGACATCACCTCGGAACAACAATGCGCAGCGGTCATACAGGACATCCAAGCCAAGCACGGCGGGATCGATGTCCTCGTGCATGCAGCAGGAGTGCTTGGCCCCACCCCGGACATCATGAAAACAACGTCCGAAGAGTTCGACTCCATCCTGAGGATCAATGCCACCGGGACCTTCACCCTCGTCCGGGAGACCGCAAAATCGATGCTTGAGACCGCCACAGCGGGCGCCATCGTGGTCCTGTCCTCGGTTGCGGCCAAAGAAGCGCGCCTCAATTACCTGCCCTACAACGCGAGCAAGCTTGCAGTCCTCCACATCATGTGGTCCTTCGCCGAACTGCTCGGACCTAACGGCATTTCCGTGAACGCGATCGCACCAGGGCCGGTCAACACCCCCATGTGGGCGCAATTTGCGAGGGACTCCGGCCCCGACGCAGCAGCCAACCGGGCGAAAAGGGCAGCGCAGTTGCCGATGCGCCGGTTTGCCGAACCCGATGAAGTTGCACGGGCCATCCTGTTCCTTTCTGACCCCGACAACCGCTACATCACGGGAGTGTCTCTCGACGTGGCAGGCGGAGCGCATCTGGGAATTGGAACCTAAAAATTCGCCAGGGCTTTTCGTGCCGCTGTGCCCTAATGTCGCAGCGACCCACCACTAAGGCATCAGGGCTACCCCCTCCTGAGGCAATTCAGCAAGTGGGGGAGAGCTTGATCTACCAAGGAGACCTCTAATGCGACATCATCACACCGCGCTGCACGTTACAGATATGGACCGCAGCGAACGATTCTACGTGGATGGCCTAGGACTAACACGTGTGGATGCCTGGACCTCGGGGCCATACGCCGGCGATCTTTACGGCCGTCCCAACGTCAAGGTCAGAGCCATGCTTCTAGCTACCAGTGACGGCTCCTTTCGGCTGGAACTCGCCCACGCAGAGCCGCTACTGCCAGCCGTCGATCCCTCTGAGGCGCAGCCTGGAACGGCTCACGTGGCCTTTACAGATATCGATGTGCGACAGGTTTACGCAAGAATGACAGCGCTTGGTTACAGCGCGGTATCCGAACCCGTCGCCCCAACCTCAGGCCCCATTGCGGGAGGATGGCTGGTTTACCTCCTCGATCCTGACGGAAACAGAGTGGAGCTCATTCAGCCGCCGGAATGGGGGCCGGGCGAGGACTCATAGCCGCTCGCTGAATGTCGTGCCTGACCGGTCCCTTCGTTTCGGGACTAGATACAGGGCGCGCGTCCGGTTTAAGTCATTGTGGTTTAGGCCTCTAATGGAGTGTGGGTGGACAGGTTGCATCCTGCCTGCCCACGCTGCATTTAACCTGCGTACGACGCCGGCGTGGAGCACCGGGGCCCTCGAAGCTTTGTGTTTAGCCCGGCAGTAGCCGGACCAGATCTCACGCTCGAGAGCTTGCCCGTCCGGCGAGGATCATCCGTGACAGCCAGAAAAACCGCTATGAGGTCCCTCGCTCTGCAACAGCTGGCCGCCAGTCAAAGTGACGAGACACACCCAAGCCCGCAGAAACTAGAATCGTCTGCTCTGCCCTGAACGGGCCAGGCGGCTGAGGCTAACGCCCCTAACGCGGAGAGCGGAGCGGCGACCACGTCCCTGGCAGATCCGGCATCCGGCCGCTGCTTGAGAAGTGGGGGAGCTCCGCAACCATTGTCTGCCGGGGAGGCTCGGGCTTCGTGCATCGGCGCATTGAAGTGCATCGGCGCATTGAATTTGCCTCCAGACACTTCGCTGGCTACGTTCATGGCACCACTGCGTCTTTGGCCCCACGCCGAGGATGAGCGGTCGCCATGTCGGCGGTTCGATCGGGCGAGGACGGACGGAGGAAAGCCTTTGTTTCTGTAGGTGTCCGGTCCGTGAGCGTACGTGGCGAACGGGACGTCCTGTCGTGGCATGTGCTTCTGAGCGCAGGCGGGCCCCGTGAGCCGTCAGAGACGGTCACGGGGCCCTTTGTTGATGGATATTGGCTGAACTGCTGCTGCGGCTAGCCCTTCACGCCACCGGATGTCATGCCGGCTACGAACCAGCGCTGGAAAGCCAGGAAGATGGAAAGCACGGGGACGAAAGCAACGACGATGAATGCGGCAAAGAGTCCCCAGAAGCTACCGAAGCCAGTGGTTATGTATCGCACGATGCCGTTCTGCACGGTTTTCATGTCTTCTGTCGTGGCGAGGACGGTGCCGACAAGGAAGTCATTCCACACGAACACGAAGATGAAAATGGCTACCGCAGCGATACCGGGACGGATGAGCGGGAGAATGATTCGCCATAGGATCTGTATCCTGGAGCAGC is a window from the Arthrobacter sp. NicSoilC5 genome containing:
- a CDS encoding Gfo/Idh/MocA family oxidoreductase, giving the protein MTRSARPLRVAVVGAAGWAGSRHARAFAKAGASVTHLVEKDERAALLALELGAQVVPTVQELPADDLDLAVVALPTTLQPAICADLLNRGFRVLTEKPVAADAEGAAVLAAASGANERLMVGYTLHQHPAVEILSQWVRDNDVIAVNVRSVAHKDNIDSWRADPKEGGVAVVNGIHAIELVSSWFEGDPDVLAASASNSLYGSAVPEHVLSILDFPRGPVFSLQSYWSPWQEPQGLNQGDWSLTIDVLATDGRMLWSNDSLRLWNRDGGQHEQDFEPSDLFLRQAEAALRFCAGGMPAVTFAQALRATQIAVAIRKAAASEARKVPAPQHR
- a CDS encoding SDR family oxidoreductase; the encoded protein is MSLKGQVVLVTGSSGGIGDAAVTALIAAGAVVVGADRSPKEDQSLESFYSLDITSEQQCAAVIQDIQAKHGGIDVLVHAAGVLGPTPDIMKTTSEEFDSILRINATGTFTLVRETAKSMLETATAGAIVVLSSVAAKEARLNYLPYNASKLAVLHIMWSFAELLGPNGISVNAIAPGPVNTPMWAQFARDSGPDAAANRAKRAAQLPMRRFAEPDEVARAILFLSDPDNRYITGVSLDVAGGAHLGIGT
- a CDS encoding MFS transporter; translated protein: MAPKVRGTGKRPLQGRFTALVGILLVAFSAREAVSAASPLLRQIGADLPFDALTTGVLGMLPTASFAVMGFLALPLLRRMRLEHLLLVALLLTTLGQLGRAVGPSVLTFLVFTCVAMLGIGLGNVVAPPLLMKYFPDRIGMVGALHVTLLGVSTAVAAQLSIPLGTLYGWRFSIGIWAALSAVAQIPWLSLLGVKGAAGRPGTPPTKDGLPSRANAVTPWKSSIGWGMALIFAGFSSNTFAALTWLPAVLVDKGMRQETAGSMLAVYSILALPFALIVPVVVQRMSRPLPVAVLFVAAFAIGYGGIIFAPPATAAVWVVIAGLGQGAYSFAFAMINKRTRTQSGSGSLSAFAQGTGYALASAGPFMFALLHRPGDGWLPSFAMLGAWLLVLVTGAVMVNKARMLEDHTLVPRQALKGQGP
- a CDS encoding Gfo/Idh/MocA family oxidoreductase, producing the protein MTTNRLRVGVIGAGNIATIAQLPTLVQRNDVELAALVSRREDPSNLVRRWGFNAAYKTPEDMLAAQELDAVFVLTPRSEHAHAVQLCLSRDVDVFCEKPLAPATDEAERLADLADERGRILMVDFNRRYAPVYTAGREAFGENGATFCVAQKNRPGSEYRATFENAIHMVDLLRWYCGGEPEHVAAHAAGEDPWEEDGLAATIRFSTGNTGVLMAARTAGAWNEKLDAYGDGKTVEVRAPETVSTTINGITTSRELSAEAYGWATATDTLGFSAAVHHFLDRVADRAQPLTSGREAVRTQRLLDQILAAAGLPTEEQTGREWASHAVNAS